ccccccccctccccacattttggaaatttagttgttgcgcccctggtgatgGGCAAAGCAGGGTGGAACAGACTTTGGACTCCCATTCCAAACGACCAAGGCTCGAAAACGCGGTGTGGCCGTTCTTATTCCCGTTTCCCTCAGCTGTTGTGGAAAATGTAAGGGTGGGTCCTCGCTAAAACCATGGGTGTATCAAgagagggaaggagggaggggggcaaTTACTCCCCCTACCCTCACCTTACCAAAAGTGGGGGGAAATCAAAACTAGGAGCAAGCAAGCTGTGTTAgcaaaattttgtgtgtgtgtgtgtatatatatagacacacacacataagGAACACAAATACAAAATTACATTACACTTACAATAAAATCATAACACTGATTAtgtgaaactataaaaaaaattataataaaataaaatgatgtgCACCATATCGTAAACAACCATAAAAAAAGAgcataaatttaaattcaagatTAAATCATCCCACAtcttgattataatttttttttcataacaattTCAATGTCTTTGTAAGAATAGAAATACTAGTTTTTGCAACTCtattgcaaagttttttttgtgtgtttgtatttttaacaatttGTGGTAAACAATTGTACAGGCAGATGCCTACATAGCTACAGTTTTTGGTTTATTGCCTGGTGGTGCaggattgggggggggagggggggataatCTGATGTCCAATGTAGTTCTTGTTTTATTTGGGTGTATGTGACTGCCTGTGagaatatgtttttttgttttgttttttgtttgaatcaaatcagaatatatttcaaaatatctttgaatgtgaatatttaattcaaatattaagtgttggggaaaaattattgtttttaaagtCACAGTCGGTGGCCTTTTTATGTATATTGCTTTAAAAATTTTAGGTACTTATTTTTTCAGTGGTTGTAAACTGCTTATTGTTCTCTTTCAGCATTTTCaacttatcaaaaaaatttccagCTTACAGACTGACCCACAGTATAAACTCAAGATAGTTTTATTGGATCCATTAATGTATTAGAACTGGGATGCGTATTTATATTGTACAACAGTGATACAACATCAGTTCTGATCTTTGCACAAAGTGGAATGCAACAGCTTCACTACACTTTGAACATACAAAAAAcatatgtgttatttttaagtgaaggTACTTGAAATTGATAACAAataatgcattatttattttgatatttgtaattttgaataCAAGCACAGGCCTAGTACTTACCTCACGCCATAATAGAATCCTATCTGTATTGTAAATTTTCAATCTTCGCAACCCTCACTGTCGACTACATCTAGTGTAGCTCCTCATACTGTCACATGGCCCAGGCAGGTTCAGTCTGTTTACGACTAAACCACCACGTAATATTTCAAATTGTTCATAGAAATgttcttaaaataaaacaaatctacATACGAatgaaataattgtaaaaatgtgtattttaactCAACCTATAACTAGCCAACTAGCTAcgaattaaacattattttgtacaataaattattttatattctgttcAAAATGTAAAAGCTATTTGAGTACAAAATGTACCTGAATAAACGATGGGAGTACTCCAATAATCAAACGCAGCAATCCATGCTTCGAAGTCGTGGGCTTTCCACGAATGAACAATCTCGAGACTGGCCTGTGCAAACTTCACGACTGTTATCCAGCCTCTTGAGTCACTCACCACGAGTGATGCTGAGTTCGTGACTTCGCCTCCGCTGGTAACGCTTTCCCGTGCCGTGGACCAATCCAACGACAGCATCAATGTTTCGCCAGCGCATATTTCTTTATGAATGGTCTTTTTTGTAACGAGAGTCAAGCCGCTGGTGCTCCCATCACCTTTGCCTTGCGGTGCATCACACAGTTCGTAGACCAGCACCTCCCCGCAGGCATTCGCCACAGCCAGGAGTACCTTCCCGTCCACCAAGACATGGCACCATTTGAGGTCGAGTATGGCCGGAAGTTCGTGTTGCTCCAACAAGTTCAGGCCCGAAAAATCAACCCTGAATAATAACAACCGCCCGAGCCTCCTGTAGCTCTGCTGCGACACCTCCGAATCTGAAGGCTCTATCTGGTACGTTCCACAGGCCAGTATGTCCTGCCGACCATAGATGGGGCACCACTCTACAGAGTCCGCACTGTACACGGTGTCCCAGGTGTGCagcttctctacctttccttgaTTCATGGGGTACGCTGATGTCACTCCGGAGGTAAACTCTACTTTTCAGTCTGcaagaaacaaaacattttactcaCTTAGAAACATTTTGACTTGATATGTTAGGTTATgttcttgaaacaaaaaaaatatatatatatatatatatacaacttTTTTACTAGAACAATTATGCTAGGCCTACATGCAATGAATGGAGGGAAGTGGCACAGTGCTATGTGTACATTCTAGAGGTCGTTGGTTCAAGTACCAGACCGGCCATACTGATATCGGTTTTTCATAATATCCTAGCCAATTATTCACCTAACATTGGTGCTGCGTGTTACATCGTCTCTATAGCTGTCGACAGGACATAACGCCCATTCAATCTTTATAAGTTAAAGGCACGCGAATCTCAgaagccttaaaaaaaaaaaaagtaaatttacaaaaaatctacaaataattTGTTACTTCCTTGCGGCGCATAGTGATATCAATTTTCAgctttgatttttaaattatattttccaaagTGTTGCTGAACAGGCAAACAGCAGTTAACCTAAAACCTAACCATTTCATCATGTTTACATACATCGGTACAGCCAACATCCGAAGCAACTCGATCGTAATTTATTTCTCCTGAAACAACATTTTTCGGTTGTAATTTTATCAGCTACAACTATTTTCAACTCATGAATCAAAATCAAAAAAAGGCTATAATTGTCAATTATAATGCGATAATTTGCCAATGATAGTAAATTTTTTGGTTTAGATACCTTGGAGCCGTTGGTCCTCAGAAAATAGAAAGAGATAAAACTTCTAGTTTTTGAACATTGGCTATCCTTCCATTCTAGTCATTTTTTGATAAGATTTGTGTATTGTGTTGCAAAAAatgttaagttaaaaaatttgaaaatatgtaatggTATGGGAAGTTGTGTTGATAATTTTCAaagattgtaaatatttttgtgtatatgACAAGCTAATCAACATTTTTCAACGTGAAAGGTTAAGCTATAATAtaggtatttttttcctttcacaaCTTTTTGGTGGCAGGGTAGGTACTCTTTTTTATATATGTAGTTTTCGTATGAAAAATAAGACTATTTTGTAAGTCATCTATATTATGTTCTTTATAAAACAGTTAAGTCAgtggttaaattaaaaaaaatatatataggtacaaAATAGATATGTTGGttgtttggttggttggttggttgtgtTCACTTAgcaacattttaatattattaaccaaccgtttacatgatttcacagtatctttaatgtaggtaTCTTCCCATAACCACCAGTCCACAGTGTACTGGTGACTTGAGCAGACAGGAACAATGGACGGAGCAGAATGGGATGTCGCCGAATGTTGAAAAGACCAAGGTGGTTAGGTTCACGAGGAAAAGGAAGGTATCAAGTGAAGTGTATATACATGATGGAAGGGTCAGGATATAGAGGAGGCTGAAGAGTACAAGTACCTTGGGGTGATCTGGGATGGGCAAAACAGGTTGAGCAGGTGGTGGGGCGCTGGGGCTGCTTGGCAGGACTCTGCAGTGGGCAGGGTTGGGGGTAAGGGAGAAGGCATACCCTACATTGGTCAGGCCAGTGACGGAGTATGGGGCTGTGAACTGGGACCCCTACCTAGTTAGGGAGCTGGAGAAGGTGAAGCATAGAGCAGCGAGGTGGGTGATGGGTATGTGGAGGAGACTGGAAGGGCAAGAGGGAGAAATGCATAGTCTGACTGAGATTATTAAGGAGTTTGGGTGGAAAGCATTACGAGGGAGGAGAAGGGTGGAAAAGTTAGTCAGACTGCATGAGGTAATAAAGGGAGAGGGGGGCTGGGAGCAGCTGGGAACTAGGATACACAGAGGTGGGTTTAAAGGGCGG
The window above is part of the Bacillus rossius redtenbacheri isolate Brsri chromosome 13, Brsri_v3, whole genome shotgun sequence genome. Proteins encoded here:
- the LOC134538294 gene encoding diphthine methyltransferase, whose protein sequence is MNQGKVEKLHTWDTVYSADSVEWCPIYGRQDILACGTYQIEPSDSEVSQQSYRRLGRLLLFRVDFSGLNLLEQHELPAILDLKWCHVLVDGKVLLAVANACGEVLVYELCDAPQGKGDGSTSGLTLVTKKTIHKEICAGETLMLSLDWSTARESVTSGGEVTNSASLVVSDSRGWITVVKFAQASLEIVHSWKAHDFEAWIAAFDYWSTPIVYSGGDDSKLHAFDQRMGTRAPAQTSRAHCAGVTSIHCNAVTENWLVSGSYDEHLRCWDSRSFRGPVSSTPLGGGVWRLKWDPRRWRHLLAACMGGGLRVVGCPGRAEPPGVAAEYRGHGSLAYGCDWCHLPAEDLRLPGGSAPLVATCSFYDHSMHVSCVRDLPYE